GTAACCCTCATGCAGCAGGCGAGGAGGTTGGATGATGAGGGGAATGAGATTGCAACCACTCATCGAAAGCGAGCAGGGCCTGAAGTTCGCCTTCGTCTCGCAGGCGAGTCAGAAACTCCGTCAGTACCCGACTGGTCAAAAGCGGCAGCGCCTGACTCTGCGCCGAAACCTCATAGCCCTCCCCGCGGAGCAGGTAGATCGTCACCTCCTTCCCATCGTAGCGCCAAACTTCCGGCACACCCAATGCCGCATAGATCGGCAGCTTGAACGTGGAATCGTGATGCACATCAATCTCCACAGCAATGTCCGGCGGCGGGTCCACCTCGAAGTTCAGCTCCAGCCGGGCGCCCAGCAGGTCGGCG
This region of Blastocatellia bacterium genomic DNA includes:
- a CDS encoding Uma2 family endonuclease, whose product is ADLLGARLELNFEVDPPPDIAVEIDVHHDSTFKLPIYAALGVPEVWRYDGKEVTIYLLRGEGYEVSAQSQALPLLTSRVLTEFLTRLRDEGELQALLAFDEWLQSHSPHHPTSSPAA